Proteins encoded by one window of Cervus canadensis isolate Bull #8, Minnesota chromosome 18, ASM1932006v1, whole genome shotgun sequence:
- the MAP4K1 gene encoding mitogen-activated protein kinase kinase kinase kinase 1 isoform X6, which yields MCHTCICSGYIHIRAHGYPGVCTSTGRRAPQGVTTKCLDPRDHYDLLQRLGGGTYGEVFKAREKVTGDLVALKMVKMEPDDDVSTLQKEILILKTCRHANIVAYHGSYLWLQKLWICMEFCGAGSLQDIYQVTGSLSELQISYVCREVLQGLAYLHSQKKIHRDIKGANILINDAGEVRLADFGISAQIGATLARRLSFIGTPYWMAPEVAAVALKGGYNELCDIWSLGITAIELAELQPPLFDVHPLRVLFLMTKSGYQPPRLKDKGKWSAAFHNFVKVTLTKSPKKRPSATKMLTHQLVSQPGLSRGLILDLLDKLRNPGKGAPVGEIEDEEPELPPVIPRRIRSTHRASSLGIPDADCCRRHMEFRKLKGMESRPPVDTARLQPPGDFKSSSPRKNLSESDDDYDDVDIPAPAEDTPPPLPPKPKFRSPSDEGPGGTGDDGQLSPGVLVRCASGPPPRTPNLVPPPATRSPHLTAHSEPSLWNPAPREPDQPPLLPPKKEKMKRKGCALLVKLFNGCPLRIHSTAAWTHPSTKDQHLLLGAEEGIFILNRNDQEATLEMLFSGRTTWVYSINNVLMSLSGKTPYLYSHSILGLLERKEARAGSPIAHISPHRLLARKNIVSAKIPDTKGCRACCVAEGASSGGPFLCGALETSVVLLQWYQPMNKFLLVRQVLFPLPTPLPVFALLTGPGSELPSVCIGVSPGRPAKSVLFHTVRFGALSCWLGEMSTGSLKLVTPEGAPVRGLRTPEIPMTEAVEAVAMVGGRLQAFWKHGVQVWALGSDQLLQELRDPTLTFRLLGSPRPVVVETRPVDDPTAPSNLYIQE from the exons ATGTGTCATACATGTATATGCTCCGGGTACATCCACATACGTGCACATGGGTATCCAGGTGTGTGCACGTCGACTGGCCGGCGCGCCCCACAGGGAGTTACCACTAAGTGCCT GGACCCCCGGGACCATTATGACCTGCTGCAGCGGCTGGGTGGCGGCACCTATGGGGAAGTCTTCAAG GCTCGAGAGAAGGTGACAGGGGACCTGGTGGCATTGAAGATGGTGAAGATGGAGCCTG ACGATGATGTTTCCACCCTTCAGAAGGAAATCCTCATCTTGAAAACTTGTCGGCACGCCAACATCGTGGCCTACCATGGGAGTTATCTCTG GCTGCAGAAACTCTGGATCTGCATGGAATTCTGTGGCGCTGGTTCTCTCCAGGACATCTACCAAG TGACAGGCTCCCTGTCGGAGCTCCAGATCAGCTACGTTTGCCGAGAAGTGCTCCAG GGACTGGCCTATCTGCACTCACAGAAGAAGATCCACCGGGACATCAAG GGAGCCAACATCCTCATCAACGATGCTGGGGAGGTCAGACTGG CTGACTTTGGTATCTCGGCCCAGATCGGGGCAACGCTGGCTCGACGCCTCTCTTTCATCGGGACGCCCTACTG GATGGCTCCGGAAGTGGCAGCTGTGGCCCTGAAGGGGGGTTACAATGAACTGTGTGATATCTGGTCCCTGGGCATCACAGCCATCGAATTAGCCGAGCTACAGCCACCACTGTTTGACGTACACCCTCTCAG GGTTCTCTTCCTCATGACCAAGAGTGGCTACCAGCCGCCAAGGCTAAAGGATAAAGGCAAATG GTCGGCTGCTTTCCACAACTTTGTCAAAGTCACCCTCACTAAGAGCCCCAAGAAGCGACCCAGTGCCACCAAGATGCTCACT catcaaCTGGTATCCCAGCCCGGGCTCAGCAGGGGCCTGATCCTAGATCTTCTGGACAAACTGAGGAACCCCGGGAAGGGGGCCCCTGTGGGCGAGATCGAAGACGAGGAGCCTGAG CTCCCCCCGGTCATCCCTCGGCGGATCCGATCCACCCATCGGGCCAGCTCTCTGGGGATCCCAGACGCGGATTGCTGTC GGCGGCACATGGAGTTCAGGAAGCTCAAAGGCATGGAGTCCAGGCCCCCTGTGGACACG GCTCGCCTACAGCCCCCTGGAGACTTCAAGAGCAGCAGTCCTAG GAAGAACCTATCAGAGTCCGATGATGACTATGACGACGTGGACAT CCCCGCCCCTGCAGAAGACACACCTCCTCCACTGCCCCCCAAG CCCAAGTTCCGTTCTCCGTCAGATGAGGGTCCTGGGGGGACTGGGGATGATGGCCAGCTGAGCCCGGGGGTGCTGGTCCGGTGTGCCAGTGGGCCTCCCCCACGCACCCCCAATCTCGTGCCTCCCCCAGCCACCCGAAGCCCCCACCTCACTGCCCACTCAG AACCCTCACTCTGGAACCCAGCCCCCCGAGAGCCTGACCAGCCCCCGCTGTTGCCCCccaagaaggaaaagatgaagagaaaG GGATGTGCCCTTCTTGTCAAGTTGTTCAATGGCTGCCCCCTCCGGATCCACAGCACGGCGGCCTGGACGCACCCCTCCACCAAGG ACCAGCACCTGCTCCTGGGGGCCGAGGAAGGCATTTTTATCCTGAACCGAAATGATCAGGAGGCTAcgctggagatg CTTTTTTCTGGCCGGACTACCTGGGTGTACTCCATCAACAATGTCCTCATGTCTCTCTCAG GAAAGACCCCCTACCTGTATTCTCATAGCATCCTGGGCCTGCTGGAACGGAAAGAGGCCAGAGCAGGAAGCCCCATCGCTCACATTAGCCCCCACCGGCTACTAGCAAG GAAGAACATAGTCTCCGCTAAGATCCCGGACACCAAAGGCTGCCGGGCGTGCTGTGTGG CGGAGGGCGCCAGCTCCGGAGGTCCGTTCCTGTGTGGGGCTTTGGAGACATCCGTGGTCCTGCTTCAGTGGTACCAGCCCATGAACAAGTTCCTGCTGGTCCGG CAGGTGCTGTTCCCGCTCCCTACGCCTCTGCCGGTGTTTGCACTGCTGACCGGGCCAGGCTCCGAGCTGCCCTCCGTGTGCATCGGCGTGAGCCCCGGGAGGCCGGCGAAGTCGGTGCTGTTCCACACCGTGCGCTTTGGCGCGCTCTCCTGCTGGCTGGGCGAGATGAGCACGG GGTCCCTGAAGCTGGTGACACCAGAGGGGGCCCCGGTCCGGGGGCTTCGAACTCCAGAGATCCCCATGACTGAAGCGGTGGAGGCCGTGG CTATGGTCGGGGGTCGGCTCCAGGCCTTCTGGAAGCATGGAGTGCAGGTGTGGGCTCTAGGCTCGGACCAG CTGTTGCAGGAGCTCAGagaccccaccctcaccttccgtCTGCTTGGCTCCCCCAG gcCTGTGGTGGTGGAGACACGCCCAGTAGATGATCCCACTGCCCCCAGCAACCTCTACATCCAGGAATGA
- the MAP4K1 gene encoding mitogen-activated protein kinase kinase kinase kinase 1 isoform X3 — protein MCHTCICSGYIHIRAHGYPGVCTSTGRRAPQGVTTKCLDPRDHYDLLQRLGGGTYGEVFKAREKVTGDLVALKMVKMEPDDDVSTLQKEILILKTCRHANIVAYHGSYLWLQKLWICMEFCGAGSLQDIYQVTGSLSELQISYVCREVLQGLAYLHSQKKIHRDIKGANILINDAGEVRLADFGISAQIGATLARRLSFIGTPYWMAPEVAAVALKGGYNELCDIWSLGITAIELAELQPPLFDVHPLRVLFLMTKSGYQPPRLKDKGKWSAAFHNFVKVTLTKSPKKRPSATKMLTHQLVSQPGLSRGLILDLLDKLRNPGKGAPVGEIEDEEPELPPVIPRRIRSTHRASSLGIPDADCCRRHMEFRKLKGMESRPPVDTPPGDFKSSSPRKNLSESDDDYDDVDIPAPAEDTPPPLPPKPKFRSPSDEGPGGTGDDGQLSPGVLVRCASGPPPRTPNLVPPPATRSPHLTAHSEPSLWNPAPREPDQPPLLPPKKEKMKRKGCALLVKLFNGCPLRIHSTAAWTHPSTKDQHLLLGAEEGIFILNRNDQEATLEMLFSGRTTWVYSINNVLMSLSGKTPYLYSHSILGLLERKEARAGSPIAHISPHRLLARKNIVSAKIPDTKGCRACCVAEGASSGGPFLCGALETSVVLLQWYQPMNKFLLVRQVLFPLPTPLPVFALLTGPGSELPSVCIGVSPGRPAKSVLFHTVRFGALSCWLGEMSTAEHKGPVQVTQVEEDKVMVLMDGSLKLVTPEGAPVRGLRTPEIPMTEAVEAVAMVGGRLQAFWKHGVQVWALGSDQLLQELRDPTLTFRLLGSPRPVVVETRPVDDPTAPSNLYIQE, from the exons ATGTGTCATACATGTATATGCTCCGGGTACATCCACATACGTGCACATGGGTATCCAGGTGTGTGCACGTCGACTGGCCGGCGCGCCCCACAGGGAGTTACCACTAAGTGCCT GGACCCCCGGGACCATTATGACCTGCTGCAGCGGCTGGGTGGCGGCACCTATGGGGAAGTCTTCAAG GCTCGAGAGAAGGTGACAGGGGACCTGGTGGCATTGAAGATGGTGAAGATGGAGCCTG ACGATGATGTTTCCACCCTTCAGAAGGAAATCCTCATCTTGAAAACTTGTCGGCACGCCAACATCGTGGCCTACCATGGGAGTTATCTCTG GCTGCAGAAACTCTGGATCTGCATGGAATTCTGTGGCGCTGGTTCTCTCCAGGACATCTACCAAG TGACAGGCTCCCTGTCGGAGCTCCAGATCAGCTACGTTTGCCGAGAAGTGCTCCAG GGACTGGCCTATCTGCACTCACAGAAGAAGATCCACCGGGACATCAAG GGAGCCAACATCCTCATCAACGATGCTGGGGAGGTCAGACTGG CTGACTTTGGTATCTCGGCCCAGATCGGGGCAACGCTGGCTCGACGCCTCTCTTTCATCGGGACGCCCTACTG GATGGCTCCGGAAGTGGCAGCTGTGGCCCTGAAGGGGGGTTACAATGAACTGTGTGATATCTGGTCCCTGGGCATCACAGCCATCGAATTAGCCGAGCTACAGCCACCACTGTTTGACGTACACCCTCTCAG GGTTCTCTTCCTCATGACCAAGAGTGGCTACCAGCCGCCAAGGCTAAAGGATAAAGGCAAATG GTCGGCTGCTTTCCACAACTTTGTCAAAGTCACCCTCACTAAGAGCCCCAAGAAGCGACCCAGTGCCACCAAGATGCTCACT catcaaCTGGTATCCCAGCCCGGGCTCAGCAGGGGCCTGATCCTAGATCTTCTGGACAAACTGAGGAACCCCGGGAAGGGGGCCCCTGTGGGCGAGATCGAAGACGAGGAGCCTGAG CTCCCCCCGGTCATCCCTCGGCGGATCCGATCCACCCATCGGGCCAGCTCTCTGGGGATCCCAGACGCGGATTGCTGTC GGCGGCACATGGAGTTCAGGAAGCTCAAAGGCATGGAGTCCAGGCCCCCTGTGGACACG CCCCCTGGAGACTTCAAGAGCAGCAGTCCTAG GAAGAACCTATCAGAGTCCGATGATGACTATGACGACGTGGACAT CCCCGCCCCTGCAGAAGACACACCTCCTCCACTGCCCCCCAAG CCCAAGTTCCGTTCTCCGTCAGATGAGGGTCCTGGGGGGACTGGGGATGATGGCCAGCTGAGCCCGGGGGTGCTGGTCCGGTGTGCCAGTGGGCCTCCCCCACGCACCCCCAATCTCGTGCCTCCCCCAGCCACCCGAAGCCCCCACCTCACTGCCCACTCAG AACCCTCACTCTGGAACCCAGCCCCCCGAGAGCCTGACCAGCCCCCGCTGTTGCCCCccaagaaggaaaagatgaagagaaaG GGATGTGCCCTTCTTGTCAAGTTGTTCAATGGCTGCCCCCTCCGGATCCACAGCACGGCGGCCTGGACGCACCCCTCCACCAAGG ACCAGCACCTGCTCCTGGGGGCCGAGGAAGGCATTTTTATCCTGAACCGAAATGATCAGGAGGCTAcgctggagatg CTTTTTTCTGGCCGGACTACCTGGGTGTACTCCATCAACAATGTCCTCATGTCTCTCTCAG GAAAGACCCCCTACCTGTATTCTCATAGCATCCTGGGCCTGCTGGAACGGAAAGAGGCCAGAGCAGGAAGCCCCATCGCTCACATTAGCCCCCACCGGCTACTAGCAAG GAAGAACATAGTCTCCGCTAAGATCCCGGACACCAAAGGCTGCCGGGCGTGCTGTGTGG CGGAGGGCGCCAGCTCCGGAGGTCCGTTCCTGTGTGGGGCTTTGGAGACATCCGTGGTCCTGCTTCAGTGGTACCAGCCCATGAACAAGTTCCTGCTGGTCCGG CAGGTGCTGTTCCCGCTCCCTACGCCTCTGCCGGTGTTTGCACTGCTGACCGGGCCAGGCTCCGAGCTGCCCTCCGTGTGCATCGGCGTGAGCCCCGGGAGGCCGGCGAAGTCGGTGCTGTTCCACACCGTGCGCTTTGGCGCGCTCTCCTGCTGGCTGGGCGAGATGAGCACGG CAGAGCACAAGGGACCGGTACAGGTGACTCAGGTCGAGGAAGACAAGGTGATGGTGTTGATGGACG GGTCCCTGAAGCTGGTGACACCAGAGGGGGCCCCGGTCCGGGGGCTTCGAACTCCAGAGATCCCCATGACTGAAGCGGTGGAGGCCGTGG CTATGGTCGGGGGTCGGCTCCAGGCCTTCTGGAAGCATGGAGTGCAGGTGTGGGCTCTAGGCTCGGACCAG CTGTTGCAGGAGCTCAGagaccccaccctcaccttccgtCTGCTTGGCTCCCCCAG gcCTGTGGTGGTGGAGACACGCCCAGTAGATGATCCCACTGCCCCCAGCAACCTCTACATCCAGGAATGA
- the MAP4K1 gene encoding mitogen-activated protein kinase kinase kinase kinase 1 isoform X1: MCHTCICSGYIHIRAHGYPGVCTSTGRRAPQGVTTKCLDPRDHYDLLQRLGGGTYGEVFKAREKVTGDLVALKMVKMEPDDDVSTLQKEILILKTCRHANIVAYHGSYLWLQKLWICMEFCGAGSLQDIYQVTGSLSELQISYVCREVLQGLAYLHSQKKIHRDIKGANILINDAGEVRLADFGISAQIGATLARRLSFIGTPYWMAPEVAAVALKGGYNELCDIWSLGITAIELAELQPPLFDVHPLRVLFLMTKSGYQPPRLKDKGKWSAAFHNFVKVTLTKSPKKRPSATKMLTHQLVSQPGLSRGLILDLLDKLRNPGKGAPVGEIEDEEPELPPVIPRRIRSTHRASSLGIPDADCCRRHMEFRKLKGMESRPPVDTARLQPPGDFKSSSPRKNLSESDDDYDDVDIPAPAEDTPPPLPPKPKFRSPSDEGPGGTGDDGQLSPGVLVRCASGPPPRTPNLVPPPATRSPHLTAHSEPSLWNPAPREPDQPPLLPPKKEKMKRKGCALLVKLFNGCPLRIHSTAAWTHPSTKDQHLLLGAEEGIFILNRNDQEATLEMLFSGRTTWVYSINNVLMSLSGKTPYLYSHSILGLLERKEARAGSPIAHISPHRLLARKNIVSAKIPDTKGCRACCVAEGASSGGPFLCGALETSVVLLQWYQPMNKFLLVRQVLFPLPTPLPVFALLTGPGSELPSVCIGVSPGRPAKSVLFHTVRFGALSCWLGEMSTAEHKGPVQVTQVEEDKVMVLMDGSLKLVTPEGAPVRGLRTPEIPMTEAVEAVAMVGGRLQAFWKHGVQVWALGSDQLLQELRDPTLTFRLLGSPRPVVVETRPVDDPTAPSNLYIQE; the protein is encoded by the exons ATGTGTCATACATGTATATGCTCCGGGTACATCCACATACGTGCACATGGGTATCCAGGTGTGTGCACGTCGACTGGCCGGCGCGCCCCACAGGGAGTTACCACTAAGTGCCT GGACCCCCGGGACCATTATGACCTGCTGCAGCGGCTGGGTGGCGGCACCTATGGGGAAGTCTTCAAG GCTCGAGAGAAGGTGACAGGGGACCTGGTGGCATTGAAGATGGTGAAGATGGAGCCTG ACGATGATGTTTCCACCCTTCAGAAGGAAATCCTCATCTTGAAAACTTGTCGGCACGCCAACATCGTGGCCTACCATGGGAGTTATCTCTG GCTGCAGAAACTCTGGATCTGCATGGAATTCTGTGGCGCTGGTTCTCTCCAGGACATCTACCAAG TGACAGGCTCCCTGTCGGAGCTCCAGATCAGCTACGTTTGCCGAGAAGTGCTCCAG GGACTGGCCTATCTGCACTCACAGAAGAAGATCCACCGGGACATCAAG GGAGCCAACATCCTCATCAACGATGCTGGGGAGGTCAGACTGG CTGACTTTGGTATCTCGGCCCAGATCGGGGCAACGCTGGCTCGACGCCTCTCTTTCATCGGGACGCCCTACTG GATGGCTCCGGAAGTGGCAGCTGTGGCCCTGAAGGGGGGTTACAATGAACTGTGTGATATCTGGTCCCTGGGCATCACAGCCATCGAATTAGCCGAGCTACAGCCACCACTGTTTGACGTACACCCTCTCAG GGTTCTCTTCCTCATGACCAAGAGTGGCTACCAGCCGCCAAGGCTAAAGGATAAAGGCAAATG GTCGGCTGCTTTCCACAACTTTGTCAAAGTCACCCTCACTAAGAGCCCCAAGAAGCGACCCAGTGCCACCAAGATGCTCACT catcaaCTGGTATCCCAGCCCGGGCTCAGCAGGGGCCTGATCCTAGATCTTCTGGACAAACTGAGGAACCCCGGGAAGGGGGCCCCTGTGGGCGAGATCGAAGACGAGGAGCCTGAG CTCCCCCCGGTCATCCCTCGGCGGATCCGATCCACCCATCGGGCCAGCTCTCTGGGGATCCCAGACGCGGATTGCTGTC GGCGGCACATGGAGTTCAGGAAGCTCAAAGGCATGGAGTCCAGGCCCCCTGTGGACACG GCTCGCCTACAGCCCCCTGGAGACTTCAAGAGCAGCAGTCCTAG GAAGAACCTATCAGAGTCCGATGATGACTATGACGACGTGGACAT CCCCGCCCCTGCAGAAGACACACCTCCTCCACTGCCCCCCAAG CCCAAGTTCCGTTCTCCGTCAGATGAGGGTCCTGGGGGGACTGGGGATGATGGCCAGCTGAGCCCGGGGGTGCTGGTCCGGTGTGCCAGTGGGCCTCCCCCACGCACCCCCAATCTCGTGCCTCCCCCAGCCACCCGAAGCCCCCACCTCACTGCCCACTCAG AACCCTCACTCTGGAACCCAGCCCCCCGAGAGCCTGACCAGCCCCCGCTGTTGCCCCccaagaaggaaaagatgaagagaaaG GGATGTGCCCTTCTTGTCAAGTTGTTCAATGGCTGCCCCCTCCGGATCCACAGCACGGCGGCCTGGACGCACCCCTCCACCAAGG ACCAGCACCTGCTCCTGGGGGCCGAGGAAGGCATTTTTATCCTGAACCGAAATGATCAGGAGGCTAcgctggagatg CTTTTTTCTGGCCGGACTACCTGGGTGTACTCCATCAACAATGTCCTCATGTCTCTCTCAG GAAAGACCCCCTACCTGTATTCTCATAGCATCCTGGGCCTGCTGGAACGGAAAGAGGCCAGAGCAGGAAGCCCCATCGCTCACATTAGCCCCCACCGGCTACTAGCAAG GAAGAACATAGTCTCCGCTAAGATCCCGGACACCAAAGGCTGCCGGGCGTGCTGTGTGG CGGAGGGCGCCAGCTCCGGAGGTCCGTTCCTGTGTGGGGCTTTGGAGACATCCGTGGTCCTGCTTCAGTGGTACCAGCCCATGAACAAGTTCCTGCTGGTCCGG CAGGTGCTGTTCCCGCTCCCTACGCCTCTGCCGGTGTTTGCACTGCTGACCGGGCCAGGCTCCGAGCTGCCCTCCGTGTGCATCGGCGTGAGCCCCGGGAGGCCGGCGAAGTCGGTGCTGTTCCACACCGTGCGCTTTGGCGCGCTCTCCTGCTGGCTGGGCGAGATGAGCACGG CAGAGCACAAGGGACCGGTACAGGTGACTCAGGTCGAGGAAGACAAGGTGATGGTGTTGATGGACG GGTCCCTGAAGCTGGTGACACCAGAGGGGGCCCCGGTCCGGGGGCTTCGAACTCCAGAGATCCCCATGACTGAAGCGGTGGAGGCCGTGG CTATGGTCGGGGGTCGGCTCCAGGCCTTCTGGAAGCATGGAGTGCAGGTGTGGGCTCTAGGCTCGGACCAG CTGTTGCAGGAGCTCAGagaccccaccctcaccttccgtCTGCTTGGCTCCCCCAG gcCTGTGGTGGTGGAGACACGCCCAGTAGATGATCCCACTGCCCCCAGCAACCTCTACATCCAGGAATGA
- the MAP4K1 gene encoding mitogen-activated protein kinase kinase kinase kinase 1 isoform X8, with protein MCHTCICSGYIHIRAHGYPGVCTSTGRRAPQGVTTKCLDPRDHYDLLQRLGGGTYGEVFKAREKVTGDLVALKMVKMEPDDDVSTLQKEILILKTCRHANIVAYHGSYLWLQKLWICMEFCGAGSLQDIYQVTGSLSELQISYVCREVLQGLAYLHSQKKIHRDIKGANILINDAGEVRLADFGISAQIGATLARRLSFIGTPYWMAPEVAAVALKGGYNELCDIWSLGITAIELAELQPPLFDVHPLRVLFLMTKSGYQPPRLKDKGKWSAAFHNFVKVTLTKSPKKRPSATKMLTHQLVSQPGLSRGLILDLLDKLRNPGKGAPVGEIEDEEPELPPVIPRRIRSTHRASSLGIPDADCCRRHMEFRKLKGMESRPPVDTARLQPPGDFKSSSPRKNLSESDDDYDDVDIPAPAEDTPPPLPPKPKFRSPSDEGPGGTGDDGQLSPGVLVRCASGPPPRTPNLVPPPATRSPHLTAHSEPSLWNPAPREPDQPPLLPPKKEKMKRKGCALLVKLFNGCPLRIHSTAAWTHPSTKDQHLLLGAEEGIFILNRNDQEATLEMLFSGRTTWVYSINNVLMSLSGKTPYLYSHSILGLLERKEARAGSPIAHISPHRLLARKNIVSAKIPDTKGCRACCVAEGASSGGPFLCGALETSVVLLQWYQPMNKFLLVRQVLFPLPTPLPVFALLTGPGSELPSVCIGVSPGRPAKSVLFHTVRFGALSCWLGEMSTAEHKGPVQVTQVEEDKVMVLMDGSLKLVTPEGAPVRGLRTPEIPMTEAVEAVAMVGGRLQAFWKHGVQVWALGSDQACGGGDTPSR; from the exons ATGTGTCATACATGTATATGCTCCGGGTACATCCACATACGTGCACATGGGTATCCAGGTGTGTGCACGTCGACTGGCCGGCGCGCCCCACAGGGAGTTACCACTAAGTGCCT GGACCCCCGGGACCATTATGACCTGCTGCAGCGGCTGGGTGGCGGCACCTATGGGGAAGTCTTCAAG GCTCGAGAGAAGGTGACAGGGGACCTGGTGGCATTGAAGATGGTGAAGATGGAGCCTG ACGATGATGTTTCCACCCTTCAGAAGGAAATCCTCATCTTGAAAACTTGTCGGCACGCCAACATCGTGGCCTACCATGGGAGTTATCTCTG GCTGCAGAAACTCTGGATCTGCATGGAATTCTGTGGCGCTGGTTCTCTCCAGGACATCTACCAAG TGACAGGCTCCCTGTCGGAGCTCCAGATCAGCTACGTTTGCCGAGAAGTGCTCCAG GGACTGGCCTATCTGCACTCACAGAAGAAGATCCACCGGGACATCAAG GGAGCCAACATCCTCATCAACGATGCTGGGGAGGTCAGACTGG CTGACTTTGGTATCTCGGCCCAGATCGGGGCAACGCTGGCTCGACGCCTCTCTTTCATCGGGACGCCCTACTG GATGGCTCCGGAAGTGGCAGCTGTGGCCCTGAAGGGGGGTTACAATGAACTGTGTGATATCTGGTCCCTGGGCATCACAGCCATCGAATTAGCCGAGCTACAGCCACCACTGTTTGACGTACACCCTCTCAG GGTTCTCTTCCTCATGACCAAGAGTGGCTACCAGCCGCCAAGGCTAAAGGATAAAGGCAAATG GTCGGCTGCTTTCCACAACTTTGTCAAAGTCACCCTCACTAAGAGCCCCAAGAAGCGACCCAGTGCCACCAAGATGCTCACT catcaaCTGGTATCCCAGCCCGGGCTCAGCAGGGGCCTGATCCTAGATCTTCTGGACAAACTGAGGAACCCCGGGAAGGGGGCCCCTGTGGGCGAGATCGAAGACGAGGAGCCTGAG CTCCCCCCGGTCATCCCTCGGCGGATCCGATCCACCCATCGGGCCAGCTCTCTGGGGATCCCAGACGCGGATTGCTGTC GGCGGCACATGGAGTTCAGGAAGCTCAAAGGCATGGAGTCCAGGCCCCCTGTGGACACG GCTCGCCTACAGCCCCCTGGAGACTTCAAGAGCAGCAGTCCTAG GAAGAACCTATCAGAGTCCGATGATGACTATGACGACGTGGACAT CCCCGCCCCTGCAGAAGACACACCTCCTCCACTGCCCCCCAAG CCCAAGTTCCGTTCTCCGTCAGATGAGGGTCCTGGGGGGACTGGGGATGATGGCCAGCTGAGCCCGGGGGTGCTGGTCCGGTGTGCCAGTGGGCCTCCCCCACGCACCCCCAATCTCGTGCCTCCCCCAGCCACCCGAAGCCCCCACCTCACTGCCCACTCAG AACCCTCACTCTGGAACCCAGCCCCCCGAGAGCCTGACCAGCCCCCGCTGTTGCCCCccaagaaggaaaagatgaagagaaaG GGATGTGCCCTTCTTGTCAAGTTGTTCAATGGCTGCCCCCTCCGGATCCACAGCACGGCGGCCTGGACGCACCCCTCCACCAAGG ACCAGCACCTGCTCCTGGGGGCCGAGGAAGGCATTTTTATCCTGAACCGAAATGATCAGGAGGCTAcgctggagatg CTTTTTTCTGGCCGGACTACCTGGGTGTACTCCATCAACAATGTCCTCATGTCTCTCTCAG GAAAGACCCCCTACCTGTATTCTCATAGCATCCTGGGCCTGCTGGAACGGAAAGAGGCCAGAGCAGGAAGCCCCATCGCTCACATTAGCCCCCACCGGCTACTAGCAAG GAAGAACATAGTCTCCGCTAAGATCCCGGACACCAAAGGCTGCCGGGCGTGCTGTGTGG CGGAGGGCGCCAGCTCCGGAGGTCCGTTCCTGTGTGGGGCTTTGGAGACATCCGTGGTCCTGCTTCAGTGGTACCAGCCCATGAACAAGTTCCTGCTGGTCCGG CAGGTGCTGTTCCCGCTCCCTACGCCTCTGCCGGTGTTTGCACTGCTGACCGGGCCAGGCTCCGAGCTGCCCTCCGTGTGCATCGGCGTGAGCCCCGGGAGGCCGGCGAAGTCGGTGCTGTTCCACACCGTGCGCTTTGGCGCGCTCTCCTGCTGGCTGGGCGAGATGAGCACGG CAGAGCACAAGGGACCGGTACAGGTGACTCAGGTCGAGGAAGACAAGGTGATGGTGTTGATGGACG GGTCCCTGAAGCTGGTGACACCAGAGGGGGCCCCGGTCCGGGGGCTTCGAACTCCAGAGATCCCCATGACTGAAGCGGTGGAGGCCGTGG CTATGGTCGGGGGTCGGCTCCAGGCCTTCTGGAAGCATGGAGTGCAGGTGTGGGCTCTAGGCTCGGACCAG gcCTGTGGTGGTGGAGACACGCCCAGTAGATGA